The nucleotide sequence AGCTCGACCCCGACAAACGCCTGGCGACGCTGAAAGTCTTGCAGCTTCTGCGGCAGGTCGAACAGGTCGTCGGTCTGGGCCTTGATATAGCGATCGGCCTGAACGAGAAAGCCCCCGGTCCCGGCGGCGGGGTCCTGAACGATCTCGCCAGCCTGAGGCTTGAGACAGTTGACCATGCACTCGATCAGCGGCCGGGGCGTGAAGTACTGCCCGGCCCCCGACTTCTTCTCGCTGGCGTTACGCTCGAGCAGCCCTTCGTAAAGATCACCCAGCCCTTCTTCCCGAGCCGAGTACCAATCGAGTTTATCGATATCAGTCACGATGCGGGCCAGGTTTTTCGGCTGACGCAGGGCCGTATTGGCGTCATGAAACACGGCCTGCACGCGGCCGGAACCTTCATTCCCCAAATGCACGAGCAGGGCCCGGTAAAACGCCAGCTGATCAACCCCATCGAGCTTCACTAGGTCGTCCCAGCGGTACCCCTTAGGCAGCATCGACTCCTGGCTGGTCTCTTTCATCATCTTGAGAAAGAGGAGGTAGGTGAGCTCGGTGACGTACTCGTGATAGGTGATGCCGTCGTCGCGGAGGACGTGGCAGAGGTTCCAGAGCTTGGCGACGATGTCTTGGGTGTTCATCAATACTCAATAACAATTAGGTGCCTGTTCCCGTTCCGGTTTCTCCGTATATCGGGCCACGTCGCTGAGTGCGTCTTCCGATCCGGTCGAGGTATTCCTGTGCACGATTGTCGTTTGCTTCAAGGGCTTGCCGAAAATAGCTTTCGGCGGTCGAATACTCTCCGACGGCATAATAGCAAATACCCAGATGAAAAAGGATTCCTCCTGATTTATCGTCGTCCGCTTCTTCCAGCAGGAGATTCCAAATACTGATGGATTCGTACAACTTACCAAGCTTCATTAGCGAAAGTGCCAGGACCTTGCGTTCGCCGAAATCTTTTGGCTTTTGAAGGCGATTGACAACCTTCACGTATTTGCCTTCTTGGTAGAGTTGCCACCAATCTTGTGATTGAAGGCTCGAATCCGAAGGATCAATTGTCTCCGACTTCGTCGCGTCACGAACGATCGTCTGTTTCGACTTCGCTCCGCGAAATGCCTTGACCAACTTTCTTAGTTCTCGCTCTAGACTTCCCGAAAGATCCAAGCGATCGTAGTTGGAAATCAACAAGTCAGCGTTGTCTGAAAACATCTTGCATACCTCAAGCTTCGGATTGAGAATCCTAGCTCGTTGTCCGTCGACCGTGGGAACCGCCAATGGTTCGGGGTAGAGGTTGCGGACGAGAACGGTTGCATTCTTTTCTGCGAAACAAACAATCGATGGAGCGTCGGCTTCCTTGCCATCCTCTGTCGCACTCTTATTTTTTTGTTTGAATTGGTGCCAGCCATACGCGAATCCAAGTTCATAGATTACGTTTGGCCGCAATCCATCCAGCAAGCAAAGCACTAAATCCGCGTCAAAAATCTCACGATGAAGGTTTTCACGAAGTGTCAGCCCTGGCGTAAATACCTTCTCGTCGACTCTTACCTCAAATCCCTCGTCGCCAAGTACTCGTTCCATGATTCGGATGACGTCATTGATGTATTCAACGCCATCCATGATCGGTGGATATAGCGATGCGGACGGACTATGCCAAGGACGCACTAGAAAAATCTTGTACTCTTTCTCTGCATATGAACTAATGCGAGCCATTACTGCTCTCCTCTTGATGCGTCACGTTGCCGACTCCCATATCTTATCCGCAATCTGCCGAAGTACGTTTTGCAACGCACCATTAAAGATTTTATTCAACCTCTCAAGCCCACCCTGCTGCTTAAACTGCCCGGCATCCAGGGCCTCGCGGTCGACGATCACTTCCTGTTCGAGTTGCTTTCCAATTCGCTCAAGCCACTTCCGCTGAGGTGGCGTCCAGGGCTGGCTTTCCATGATTTGTTTCATAGCGGCTTGAACGCGTTCTTTGTGGGCCACCAGGGGCTGGCCGCAGGCGACGTGGCGGATGTAGCCGATGATGGTGGCGGCGATGTCCTGGTTGGTGGTTTCGCGCCAGGCTGTGCGGAGGTTGGCTTCGGTGAAGCCTGCCTCGTCGAGGGCCAGGCGAAGTTCACGAAGCTGAGTTCGGGTCAGGTCGCGGGGACGCTGCGTCACGATCAGCAGCGCCGGCAGGTCGTCGAGGTGCTGGGTGACGTAGTCGCGGAACGCTTCGAGGTAGTCTTCCGGCTTCTTCGCCGTGCCATAGCCCCGTTCAACGCTGCGGAGTTCGTCTTCGTGATCGGAAACCACGAACCGGGTCCCGCCCCGGCGAACGTCGTCCAAAATGGTACCGGTGCTTTTGCGTTCGCGGAACCAGTCGGCCAGCGATTTGGGGGATGAATTTTTCAGGTGGTCGATCAGTTCGCGCTGGCTCATCCCGGTGGCCGCTTCCAGGCGTTCCTTTTGGCTGTCGGAGAGCTTCTTACGCTGCAGCTTGGCGATGAGCTGGTCTTTGACCTGGGCCTGGTACGCCTCATCGTCGATCGTGCACAGTTCTTCCACCAACTGCTCGAACGAGATGCTGGGCTGGGTGACGACCGGCTTCATCTGGCTGACCTGCTGAAGGCCCGAGTAGAGATCGACCGCATCGAAAATCTGGAACCGCTGTTTGTCATCGCCGGGGGCGTACAGGTCGGCGCAAAGCCGGGTGGCCCGGCCGAGCATCTGCTCGAACAGGATGCGGCTCTTAACGCGACGGAGGAACACTAGGTTGCAGATCGCCGGGACATCGATCCCGGTGGTGAGCAGGTCGACCGTGACAACGATATTGGGCCGCTGCTCGTTCTTGTACCGGCGAATGAGCTGCAGTGGTTTGTCGGAGCTGCCGGTGATTTTCATGATGGTGTCATCGTAAATCGGCCCGTAGGCCTCGGCGAACGTTTCCTTCAAGATTCGAACGACCATATCGGCATGCAGGTCGTTGACGCAGAAGACAAGCGTCTTGCCGGGAAGCGTGGGATCGATGTGGTCGGTCAGGGCTTTGCAAACTTCGCGGTTGAAGTTCTCGGTAAGGACCTGCCGATTGAAGGCGTCGACCTCGAAGTTGACCTCGTCAGGCGTGTTGAACAGTTCCAACTGGTTGGTCTGCGAGTCGATGATCTTCATCTCCTCGCCTTTGTTCCAGAGGATGCCGTCTTGGGAAAGCTTCGTGCGAATCTGGTAAGGGGGCTCGTGATCGACCAGCCAGCCATCGATCACGGCCTGGCGGTACGAGTATTGATAGATGGGAGGGCCGAAGATCTCGGTGGTGTGCAGGGCCGGGGTGGCGGTCAGGCCGATGCGGACGGCGTCGAAATGATCGATCACGCGGCGATACTTCGAGATGTATTCCGCTTCGCTGCGAAACTCAAGCTCGGAATCGCTCATTTCCTGATCGAGATTGTAGCCGCGGTGACATTCATCGATGACGATGCAGTCGTACCAGTCGACCGGCACCGGCGGGGAGTTTTCATCGGGATAGAGCAGCCGCTTGACCATGCCCTGGACGGTGGCAATGTGCAGCTTGGTCTCGGTATCGGGCCGCAGGTCGCCCAGTTGCTTCACGTCGTAGATATCGGAGAACGACTGATAGTTTTCCAGCCGCAGGTCTTGCAGGGCATCGCCGGTCTGGTGCCCCAGGGCACTCCGATCGACCAGGAACAGCACACGGCGGAAACGGCCTGCCTTGATCAACCGGTAGATGAGGCCGATGCAGGTCCGCGTCTTGCCGGTGCCGGTCGCCATAGCGACGAGCATCTCGCGTCCCCCTTCCCGTATGCGTTTTTCGACGGCACGGATGGCTTCGGCCTGGTAGTCACGCAGGGGAAGGTAATCGATCGACTCCGTCTCCAGGCGATGCTCGGCGGATTCGATATCCTGGGCGAGCATCTGCGTGAGGCCTTCGGGCGTGTACCAGGCCTCCAAGGCACGCGGATGGTTATAGGTCTTGCGGGCGTCCTGAAACCAGATGCCGCTCAGCTCTTGAATCTGCCGAAGGTACGGGCGTCCGTTCGTCGAGAAAAGGAACGGGACCTGGCATGTTTCCCAGGGGCCGCCGTTGGGCTCTTGCGATGGTTCGCCGCGAAAGCCTTGGCTGTAACGCTTCGCCTGGACGATCGCACTGGCGCAGTTTTTATTGGAACGCTTGGCTTCGATCACCGCCACTGGCTTCAAGCCAGCGAACAGGCAGTAGTCGGCCGGACCATTCTGGGTGGGCCACTCGGCGATTGCCAGGTTGCGGCCTTTGACAGGCCGGGCACCGGCGGAGTGGCGAAGGGAATCGGTATCGGCTTCCCAGCCTGCGGCACGAAGCTGTGAATCGATGAGGCGACGCGTGGTGACTTCGTCCAGATCGACTTGTTCGGCCTGTTGATGGGCAGCCTGAACGACCGCTTCCTGTTCGGCAGGCGGCTTGGCGGCAGCGGCGACCTGAATCGCTTCCAGCTTCTTTTGAAACGCCTTTTCCTGCTCGACAAGAAGTTGCTCGGTCTCTGCGGCCAGTTCCAGAGCGGCGGCCTGCTGCTGGTATGCCTGCTCCACGCGAAGCTCTGCTTCCTGGAGCCGTTTGGCGTGCTCCTCGGCCGTGGCG is from Bremerella sp. JC817 and encodes:
- the hsdR gene encoding type I restriction-modification system endonuclease, with translation MPVFSLGMNPPLSHSPNFAFLAEHDSMLVRTAAFAERYVFDDANAALFKLRLFGENLARQAAAYSAFAVTERDPFSQIVGMLRDGRVITSEVKQLFDGLRLAGNSAAHTPAGDRREALHQLRMAHKLAVWFQASFGRDRNFKRPAFVPPPDPVLAEQELTQELARLREMLVQSQEQSQGAIATAEEHAKRLQEAELRVEQAYQQQAAALELAAETEQLLVEQEKAFQKKLEAIQVAAAAKPPAEQEAVVQAAHQQAEQVDLDEVTTRRLIDSQLRAAGWEADTDSLRHSAGARPVKGRNLAIAEWPTQNGPADYCLFAGLKPVAVIEAKRSNKNCASAIVQAKRYSQGFRGEPSQEPNGGPWETCQVPFLFSTNGRPYLRQIQELSGIWFQDARKTYNHPRALEAWYTPEGLTQMLAQDIESAEHRLETESIDYLPLRDYQAEAIRAVEKRIREGGREMLVAMATGTGKTRTCIGLIYRLIKAGRFRRVLFLVDRSALGHQTGDALQDLRLENYQSFSDIYDVKQLGDLRPDTETKLHIATVQGMVKRLLYPDENSPPVPVDWYDCIVIDECHRGYNLDQEMSDSELEFRSEAEYISKYRRVIDHFDAVRIGLTATPALHTTEIFGPPIYQYSYRQAVIDGWLVDHEPPYQIRTKLSQDGILWNKGEEMKIIDSQTNQLELFNTPDEVNFEVDAFNRQVLTENFNREVCKALTDHIDPTLPGKTLVFCVNDLHADMVVRILKETFAEAYGPIYDDTIMKITGSSDKPLQLIRRYKNEQRPNIVVTVDLLTTGIDVPAICNLVFLRRVKSRILFEQMLGRATRLCADLYAPGDDKQRFQIFDAVDLYSGLQQVSQMKPVVTQPSISFEQLVEELCTIDDEAYQAQVKDQLIAKLQRKKLSDSQKERLEAATGMSQRELIDHLKNSSPKSLADWFRERKSTGTILDDVRRGGTRFVVSDHEDELRSVERGYGTAKKPEDYLEAFRDYVTQHLDDLPALLIVTQRPRDLTRTQLRELRLALDEAGFTEANLRTAWRETTNQDIAATIIGYIRHVACGQPLVAHKERVQAAMKQIMESQPWTPPQRKWLERIGKQLEQEVIVDREALDAGQFKQQGGLERLNKIFNGALQNVLRQIADKIWESAT
- a CDS encoding tetratricopeptide repeat protein, with translation MARISSYAEKEYKIFLVRPWHSPSASLYPPIMDGVEYINDVIRIMERVLGDEGFEVRVDEKVFTPGLTLRENLHREIFDADLVLCLLDGLRPNVIYELGFAYGWHQFKQKNKSATEDGKEADAPSIVCFAEKNATVLVRNLYPEPLAVPTVDGQRARILNPKLEVCKMFSDNADLLISNYDRLDLSGSLERELRKLVKAFRGAKSKQTIVRDATKSETIDPSDSSLQSQDWWQLYQEGKYVKVVNRLQKPKDFGERKVLALSLMKLGKLYESISIWNLLLEEADDDKSGGILFHLGICYYAVGEYSTAESYFRQALEANDNRAQEYLDRIGRRTQRRGPIYGETGTGTGT